CCCAGCCAGGTGGCCCGCTGTTCAGTTGTGCATTGCGCACACACACGTACAAAACGGAGCCCCAGGAACCACTCCAGGCACCGAGgtgcagctgggagctgagcaCACGGCACACTCGGAATCCGTGAAGAGGATGTCAAGCTTCCTGCTTCGGGGACCTGCCTGGACCCTGTCCTGTGGGTCTCCCCTTAGGGTTGGACCTCATTTGCATATCTCTGCTATCAAAGGACTGCAACCTCACTTGGGCTATTTCCTGACAGCCAATTACCAAACCCAAGAGGCAGTTTGCACTCCCAAGTTTGTAGTCAGCTGGTCAGAGGAGAGGGTGGCCCACGGCCCCCTGAGCTGCACCTGTGTCTGGGGGGAGGGCGcgccctccccctgcagggcaTGGCTCCGCTCCCGCAGCTGCTGTCCAAAGGCACCTGTTGAGTATGGCAGCTTCAACGCACAGCTCCCAGGGAAGGTGCGGGCTGCACGCAggggaatactactcagccttgAGAAAGAACAAAGTCCAGCCACTGTGACAGTGTGGGTGCCGCTGGTGGACGCTACCCCAGGTAAGGCAGGCTGACCGCACACACAAGGCCACATGACAGTCTGTGCGAGATGTGCATCATCTTCtccttccattttttccacaaactttttgaagtacccttgcatacACATATGtgcaatctaaaaaaaaaaaaatggcaaaccCATTGAAGCATAGAGTAGAACGGAGGTTACCAGTGGGTGGGGAGATGTTGGCCCAAATATGTAAAACTCCAGGCAGCAGGAGACGTGCTGCGCGACACGGTGACTGCAGTTAGGAGTGCCCTGCGCGCTCAGGCTCCTGAGGGTAGGTTTGAGGTGTTCTCACCGCAAATTCTAGTGAAGTAATACATGAATTTTCTTGACTTAGCAACTCCGCaatgtatacaattttaaaaacattcacgTACCATAAAGACATACTTAACTTTTGTCAattaaataataaagagaaaaaaaaaaaaaaacaaacccagtcCAGGAACAGCCTCAGTCACAAACACTTCCAGATGACCTAGCAGATGAGTAAGGAGAAGATCAGAGACCAAGGGCGGGGAGTGCGGGGAAGGCTCTGGGAGGAAGGGTGAGGGTGCGGGTTCCCACCGTGGCCGGGCCCTTTCTTGGAAGGGTGCAGAGGGAGAAGGGACGCTGCACAAGGCCCAGGCAGCTAAGCCAGCGATGGGGTCCTTAGGTTCACTGTCAAGGTGAGCAAGCACCTCACAGCTCTAGGGGATGAGATTCCAACAGCCAGGCGGGAGGAAGCGGCGCTGACCAAGAGAACTGATTCGCAAGTTTCTAAGACTGgggcttttttaattttttcttttcctaattagGATGTGTTGAAGTCCCATTTATGAAGTGGTGCTCCTGAGAGGGGCACACCCGGCCTGGGGCGTCCTCACCTGCCCCACCCAGTGTCACCTGTCCTGCCCTCAAGACCTCCACTTGCAGGAACAGCCCACCCGTGCTAGGGCGGGACAGGATCTCCTTCTGCCCAGAGAGGAGCCCCAGGTCAGCTTTTCCATGACAGGACAACTTCCAGGTCTCCACCCATACTTGGAAGAGCCCGGGCTCAAGAGCTGTGCAAGTCAGACTTTCTTGATATCACTCTATCTTTCCCCGGGAGGGACCGCGCTCAGACTAGCTCGGACACCTGTGGCCTCTTCCTTCTATGCAAAGCAAaagccagcagcagccccaagcTGATAAGATTAATCTAAAGAGCAAATTATGGTGTAATTTCCTATGCTGAAACTTTGtagttagttttaaaaaaaggtttcatTTTCCTATTGGTCTGATTTCACAGGAACATTTTACCTGTTTCTCTGAGGCACTTTTTCTCCTGGAAGAGAGGCTCTGATTGGCTCCCAGCAACTGACAATCTGGTGTAACGAAAATTTCCAATGTAAACTCATTTTTCCTCGGTTTCAGCAATTTTAAATCTATAAATAGAGAAATCTTTGTCAGAATGCATTGGTAGCGTCTCCTGATAAACTAATTGCCCCGCACCGCCACTGCACTATTGATGGGGCTCCCTGCCCAGCTGCCTGTCACTCTGCTCTGCCTCCTCGCAGGCACCGCGCACTTCATCCAGGGGCGCAGGGGCGACATCATCCTACCCGAAGTCATCAAAACCCTGAACATcctcacagagagaaaggtgagcACCTATCTGGCACCATCTCCCCGTGCGTCCTAGACTATGAGAAACCTGAGGGCCAGGAGGCCCGGGGCTGGGTCGGGGGCAGGAAAGGGAGCACGCGAGACTTCTCCCCAGACTTGTCCCGTCGGAGGCTGactctgtctcttgttctcttGTTCCTGCCGGGGCCAAGACTCCATGCACCAAGCTGATGATAGCAGACGCCCTGGCCGTCCCCAAGGTAAGAAGCTGCCCGTGCCTGCCCCAGTGCAGGGGGACCTGTGAGACGGGAGCCGCCTGCAAGGGCTCCAACAAGATACTTCTTGGGGGAAACAGGGGGGCCCAGGCTATCTGTAAGGTGTTAAATGTTTTCAGAAATGAGAATCTGCGTCTTCACGCTTGAGGACCGTGTTTCGGCGTTTCGGGTTTCACTTGATTTGAGGAGGGGTGTGACAGATAGCTTGGATTTTGTCACCAGACCCAGGTCAAGAAAAAGCTCTTTAGGGATTTACCGGGAATACAGAAGGTGTTCACTAAATGCCTGTTGAATGAGAGAAGTTTTCTGGCCCATGCTTTTCTGAAAAACCAGATAGCCTCACAGAGAAGTAGATATTGAGATTACAGGTCGAGGGAGCTTTCATTTTGTCTAAGAGACTTCCTATGACAACAGAGGAGGTATTGCCagagcccctcctctctctcccacaggCCGGTCACCTAATAGCCCACTGCGTTCCGGCCTGGCCGCCCCCAGGCCCGCAGCGGGCTCTGTCCTACCAAACCCCCTCGCGCCTGTGCTGGGACCATCCTGACGCACAGAGCCCAACACATCCCTGCTTCTGACTGCTGGGGCACCATCAGCCTTGCTGCTCCCGCGagtctcacccccaccccaccatgtgCAGTGGGAGGAGATAGATTTGACAGCTGATAGTGTGTTTTCTCTGACAAACACATGACTGGGGCTGTATCAATGGCTTGGCGTACTTCAGTTCCTGTTTTCATGGAAACACACGACTGAGAATGAAAGCCCCAAAGCTCCTAAGTGCCGGCTTTCCGTGTGTGCTGGAGGGGCTGACCCGGCCAGGAGTCAGCCTGGGCACTCGGCCCACAGAGCAGGgccccttctcctttttttttttttttttttttttttttgacaggcagagtggacagtgagagagagagacagagagaaaggtcttccttttccattggttcaccctccaatggccgctgcggctggtgcgctgcggccggcgcaccgcgctgatccgatggcaggagccaggtgcttctcctggtctcccatggggtgcagggcccaagcacttgggccatcctccactgcactccctggccacagcagagagctggcctggaagaggggcacccgggacagaatccagtgccctgaccgggactagaacccggtgtgccggctccgcaaggtggaggattagcctagtgagccgcggtgccagcccccctTCTCCTTCTAAGACTGCTCTTCAAGGCTCTATCTGGGCTACCTCATTTTATTGAAGATTATTCCAGGAGTCTGATACAGGATGGGACTCCCAAGGACAAGGTTACAGgtgtatgtataatatatatatatactatatttataCAATTTCCAAGTCCTTGCTTAAGGACTTAAGATAGCACCaacagaagccaagagcatcTGGGCTGTGTCCTGCGACCCGTGGATGCCACACTGCTGCCTGGGCTCCATGTCAGCCGCGGCAGTTGGGAGACAGGCTATGGCTTCAGTCCCAGTTCTGCCACTAACTAGCTGTGTGGTCTTTGACAAGACTTCTGGCCACTTTGTGCCTCACTTTCCACATCTGAAGGTGTGACGGTGACTCTGGAGGTGATGGGAGGCCTGGCTGGAACCCAGCCCTGGAGTGGGTAGAAAGTTGTGATTTCAAGACCACCGTCCCAGTACAGGTCAGGCTCCTGTCTTCTCCCAGCTCTCACAGGGATGCCCCCTCACCACACCCGTCATCATCTCCTCCAAGTCCCCACGGCCTTCCTCACGCTTCCCTAGCTCACACGCCTTCCCCTGCACAGCCTGACCCATTCCTCCTGGAATTAACCTCCCTCTTCCATCGCCTTCTTCCCCCAATACTCAGCACTGCTTACTCATCTATTAAGGTATTTCAGAGCAACGAAAGGCTTTTATTTtccaaacaaaaacccacaaaagtAGTAGGTGGGAGGTAAAGCTATTTATGTTCCCAAAGGAGAAAGTCTTTTTAAAACCTAGTGTATTAGTCTCAGTTATTTGGGGGATTAGGAATTACATTATTTCTAAGTTGGGGAGCATCCTCGGGACAGCTGCTGCCAGGAACAAGCGGATGGAAATCCTGGGTCTTGGAGGCAACTCCAGCCGGAGGAGAGCAAGCTGGCTGCTCTCTGAAGGCTTTCTTGGGTGTACCCTTACTTGGAAGTATATCCCATTTACCAAGGACAGCTGGAGCCCACAAGTCTTCACAGAGCTCCATATTGAATCTCAGGCCGCCTTGTTTGGGTTTTCAGAGGACTTCCCCATGTATCAGCTGACTAAACGTGGGCAGAGCAGGAGATAATGAACGCAACGCCGTCAGGGCTGCGTTCAGTGGCCCTAGACGAGGCTAGCCCAGAACCAAGTTAGGAGACTGAGTCACTGCCCCAGAAGAAAACCCCACTCCATGGTCATTTCCTGGCATCCCCTCGAGGGACAGACCTCGCTCTGGCATGGGCTCACgcccttcttttcctctcttcctgaaCAAGGCCGAGGTGTGAGGCCTCCTCCCGAGCCACTGCCAGAACCACACAGGCAACAAAGGCGACGCGGGTGGCGGGAAGCAGGCTGGCCAAGAAGCCAGGGGAGCGTCAAGGGTTATCCTCGTGCAGCAAAACCAAGGGAACTAAACTCAAGGCCTCCAACTAAGACTCCCTTTAGAAATAGTCCTTTTCATCCAACAGAGACTTCTCAATTCCTATTTTAAATACAATGCCTttagaaaatacttagaaaaacaTTGTAAAGGGTTTCCtctaattttgtgatttttgtgaTCATATACTGGTCAAAACCAAGAGACAGCATAACTTCTAGGCTTCTGAGCTAAAGTTTCAGAAAAGCCTCACCAGCTTTTGATGGGAAAATTATCAAAGGGCCCTTCTGGCTTTCTGAGATTTCACCGTTCTCTCTACAGCAACAGAGGAGGGCACCTGCTCACATCTGGGTACACAGGGAGCAGCCACCTCCTAACAGGCtcaccactgccacccacccacaccgAGCCAGGGTGGTGGCTAGAAAGGGGGTCCCTGACTCCCAGAACCCAGAGACAGTCACTACCCTTAAACTCCAGTCAGGGACTAGAAGAGACTCCCAGCCAGCTAGGTGTCCTTCCGCCAGTCCAGCACATGGGGCAGGGGGCCCTCCCCTCGAGGGGCCCTCCCCTTGAGGGAGCTTCCTTGAAAAATCTTAGAATAAAATCTGTTAGTTAGCttacagaaaaagagatggaCACAGAGATTGCTCCTGCCACATCATTTATAGAAGCAAAAAGCTGCTACAACCGGGGACTGACGAGAGGCTGTACAAAGCCACAGTGGTTTCTGTGCCCCTCTGAATTCCATCTTAAACAGCATTCTCCAGTGTAATGCTTGCAGTCTAAGTGTAAAGACGTCACAACACAGTGTCAATACCAGTTGCTccattttggaggaaaaaaaaactgtattaacaaagaaaaacctGAGAAGATATTTACCAGAATCCTAAGAGGTTGTCTCTTGCTGGTGGGAGCCTGAATTGTTCTTGCTGATTAGTTACCTTCTTGAGCATCAGGTGAAATACAGAACTGGCAGCTGCTTGGGCAGCGTCCCCCGTGGTCCTCACGGTGATCTTCTCACTGCAGCTTCCCATGCTGTAGGCCTGCACTGCTAACACGCTCCCAGGTGAcgtccaggctgctggcccgTGGGCCCACTTTGAGTAGCAAGGCTACACAGTTTATCTGCACTTGATAAGGAAACAGGGCTCAAGCTAAGACCGCTCTAGGTTTCATGCCTTTGTTTTTCAGTGGAAAACCAGAGCACACCGAGGCCTGGTCTAGACTGATGCACAATCCCTCTCCTAGGTTCCGccaaaaagctgttttttttttaaaggtttatttatttttatttgaaagagttacacagagagaggagaggcagagagagaggcagagagagagagagagagggcttccatctgatggttccctccccaattggccacagcagcactgatctgaagccaggagcttcttccgggtctcccgcgtgggtgcaggggcccaaggacttgggccattttctactgctattccaggccatagcagagagctggattggaagtggagcagccaggactagaaccggcgcccatatgggatgccggtgcttcagcccagggcattaacccgttgcgccacagcgccgaccccaaaaGCTGGTTTCTTTTTCTAAGACCCATTGTCCCCAGGAAGAGCCTGTGGACAGTCCCACATCAGAGCTGCAACACTCCCAGGAGATCCTCATCCTGCACCAGCCAAGGCCCCAACTCCAGCTCAATGGCACCCTCTCACCTCCCCAGGTCAGACCCCTGCGGCAGCTTGCCCTGCTCATCTGGGCACTGACCTCTTGTAGCATGGGGAAACTCTTAACTCCCCACTTGACCATGAACTTCTCCATGTACGGCTCTCTCCCCTGCGGGGAGCCAAATTCAAGTGCTGCCCGGAGCAGCAGTGTCCAGGCCAATGATGGGCACTCATTGCGTCAACAAGCAGTGTTTCCAGGGAAAGCTGGACCCGAGAGGCTTTCGGAATGAGAGCAGAATCCGCCGGGAGGGGCTCATGTGGGTTctttctacagaaggaagagcagAGCTCGCAGCTGGACGCGGACTGTAGCGCCAGATGGCCCTGCACGGGACTCTCCCCTGGGCCACTTACCTCAGTCAGCGATGCTATCCAGGGGCCCTTCTGGCAAAACCCTCCAAGGGAAGAGAAGTTGGGAGGTTTTGAAGAGCAGGTGGCAGCCTGTGCAGGTTGTTGGTAGCAGGCGTCTGGAGAGGTTGAAGGCCAGAGCAGCAGGCAGGAATGCCTGGCTACGGAGCCACAGCGGGCAAACTCACCTTTCTCCATTTGTCCTCCCAGAAGGAAATCGGGAAGGAAAACACCTGCTCCACGTCCACGCTAGAGCTAGCGCGTGGCCGTCTGGTATTTCTCTTTCTAGAACACAACCGAGAGAGAGGCCGTCTGCAGGGCCGCGACTGCACTCCGGCAGTTCTACCTCCACCACAAGGTGTCTTGGTGCTTCAAGGAGCACGGAGAGCTCGGTGACCTCAGACTCCTGAGAGGACTCGACAGGAACCTCTGCAGCATGGCGAAGCTGGTAaggaggcggcggcggaggcggcccCCCCCGCTCACTGCTCCGCCTCAGGAGCTGCAGTACCTTGATTAATCCGCCCACTCACTCGTTCAACCAGCACTCGTTACGGCTCTGCGAGTGCCAGGTGCTCTTCCAGACACTAGGGATGCACCATTAAGGAcaaacaggcagggctgggtagTCAGCCCAGTGGTtgagacacccacgtcccacatcagagtgccgagGTCTGATTCCCACTTCTGGCTctggaccccagcttcctgctaatgagcaccctaggAGGTAGCTGTGATGTCTCATgcagtgggagatctggatttagCTCCTAGCCAGGGGCTAGTGCAAGCGTCTGGAggctgaaccagtggaggaagctCTCTCAGATAAGCAGCCAGTCCACTGCTCTCAGATGCAAATGTGTAATATGATGTTCAGTAACGAAAAGCGccatgaagaaaaacagaaataaagaatgcaggagtcacagtgcaGAGGACTGGTTCAGGAGTTCGTGATGTTATCCAAGCAGCAGTTTGAGAGGATTCAGGCCACCTGATCAACACAGAAAGTACAGCTGTGCAGAGGCCCGAGGGTGGAGATGAGTTTCATGTGTTGGTTCAAAGCTCAGCCAGACGACCAATATGACTGGATCAGAGGGACCCAGGGGGAGTTCAGCCAATCACATCACACAGGGCCTTTGCATTCTGCCCCGAGGATGGGGTTCTGAGCAGGATAGAGGACGATCTGACTTACATGGCTGTAAGTGGTCACTCTGGTCATGGTATGGTAAGCAGACTGAACAGCGTTGAGTGTATTGTCAGAAAGCTTCTACCGTAGACCAGTCTGGAGACAATGGTGGCTCGGATGGGGTGGGAACAGTGGAGGTGGCTCAATTTGGGATATAACTACAAATAGGGCCAGAAGGACTTGGTGGCAAATCATTTGTGAGTTATGAAAGAAGAACAAGGTGACTTCGTGGTTCCTGCAGGGACCCTTTGGGGATGGCTGGTCCTGTAACAGCCATGGAACGCTGGGGACTTAACATAGCTTCATGCTGTGGAAGATGGAGAATTCAATTTCAAACATCATAAATATGAGGTAGCTATTTGCAGACCTAAGTGGACATGTTGAGAAGATGGTCAGAAAAGCTTAGGGGAGAGGTCAGGACTTACATGTAAAACAGAGTTCTCCAGTGATGCTACCTCAAGTCAGACTGAAGTAGAGAAGGGAAGAGATCTGAAGCCTGAGTCTTGGAGGTTAGGAAGAGGGGGATCCAACAGAGGAGACGAAAAGCAGCAGCCACTGCCATAGGATAAAACTTAGGAGCGTGTGGTGCACCGCAAGGCAAGGGAAGACGCTCTCTTAGGGAGGGAGTGCTTTGGAAGGACGGATAGCCCTGGTGATAGGGATATAAATGGAGAGGTAGGGATGCAAGCCCAGCTGGCGCTGGTacaagagaggaggaggtgggaacaGGTGAATCACGGACCGTGAATACAGAAAACTCTTTTTGAGGTGTTCTGCCGTAAGGTTGCAGAGAAAAGGAACAATAGCTGAAGGGCAGGTGTGGAGTAAGGGGAGCTCTTCCCAGGCGGGATATCCATCAGCGTGTTAGGGTGCcagtgggaaggaaggaaagctgATGCTACAGGAAACGGACAGAATCAGGAGAGGGCAGAAGCCTtggagcagagcagaggagccGGCTTTAGAGAACAGGGACGTTCTTCCCCTCCTGGGCCTCCACCTTCACACCTTACTGGAAAGATCAAGGGAATGAACAGGACCGGCCACTGCACGCGTTCTCTCTTGCAAGCCTCTTAATGACCTTCAGAAGTGGGTACTATCGTCCCCACTTTACAAAGGAAGaaactgacattttttttaataaattaagtaGCTTGCCTAAgcaatggcttttaaaaaaaaaaaagatttttatttatttatttgagaggtagagttacagacagtgagagggagagacagagagagaggttttccacccactggttcagtcgcaactgctggagctgcgccgatctgaagccaggagccaggagcttcttctcagtctcccacacaagtgtaggggcccaaggacttgggccatcttctactgccatcccaggccatagcagagggctggatcggaagaggagcagctgggactagaactggtacccatgtgggatgccggcgccgcaggcggaggattaacctgcaccacggcATTGGCCCCCTATTCAAAGTGAAGTGGTGGCCTGGAGGTAGGGACCTGGAATCCTTTTCTCCTTTGGTGCCACAGCACGGTGGTGTTACTGAGGGCATGAGGGCAGCTGACTGAATCTCTCAGCAAGTCAGGCAGCCACACAGAGTGCCCAGGAGGGCAATGAACTGGTCTAACCTGCACCTCCATGTCACTGCCTGTGAGCAGCCCCTAGCTGTGACACATCTCCAGAGACTGTGCCCACCCCCTGAAAGCCAGCATGCAGGGGGTACCGTGACCAGGAAGGTTAGGTAAAGACCCTGCTGGTCTAGTGGCAGAGTCGGACCCCAATCAAACTAGTGTGGAGGTCCAGGTTTGCGCACTGTGCAGGTGGCAAGCGCCAGGGGATGCCTGACCCAGTCGACAGGCAGGAGAGCAAGCCTCGAATGCTTCCCAATGCAGCTAACGCAATGCTTCTTTCGCAGAGCAACTGTCCTGGGAAGGAAGCCAGACAGACTACACTGGAAGACTTCTTAGACAGGCTAAAGACCGCCATGCAAGAGAAATACTCAAAGCGTCAGAgctgaatattttaatttatgaattttaatggctttatttttttaatatttatgtatttataattcatcataaaataaagtatatgtaGAATATAACAGTGATGGTATTTAATGGTGACTATGTTTACGTGACAAATGCAATTGTGGTTTGCAACTCTTAGAAAAACCAAGTTAACTTACTATAAATAGTGTAGGAGCCAAACAGAAAGACCATTTCCTTCTCAACGCTGTTCCTCTCTACTGGGAGCGAGAACAGCATACGATGATTAAGAAACAGAGCCATGTGAGATGTAAATGATAAGGAAGAGAGCCTGCACAGTGTGTCCATGAATCCTCCTGTCTAAACTAGCGGTCAGCTAGGTGCTTAGAACACTCGTCTCCCCTTCGCACAAAGTCTGTAGAAAACGTAAGTAAGCCTCACACACTGTCAGGTGCTGCAGTGGACAACCTTTGAACTCGTAATATAAATTCTTTTGGTTATCAAGTCTTAGAACCAACTGACAAAGTACGGAAGACTTAATTATGGGTGGAGAACAGACTCTAAACACCACCCACCAGACAATACAAAAGGAAGAGCTGAACACGGttgggagagacaggcagggcaCTAACACTCCCAGCTTCCATGGGAGGAGTCAGTTCACCACCACCGTCAAGGTTTGATGGAATAAGAACATGAGgtttaattatttctatgaactttaaaGGTGATATAAGAACTAAAAGATAACTTACTGTAAAAAATTTGTGAAGGGGAAAATGAATGAGGTAAGCCCTTATTGTCCAACAGGGGAAGCGATGTACCATGTCCAGTCAACACATCAAGAGCTGACGTTGTAGCTGAGGATGGGTAATGGAGATGATTGAACTATTctgcttttatatatatacttgaaaatttattttatgatgcTAGCCCTTCgaaagcctgaaaaaaa
Above is a genomic segment from Oryctolagus cuniculus chromosome 6, mOryCun1.1, whole genome shotgun sequence containing:
- the IL4 gene encoding interleukin-4 isoform 2 precursor (isoform 2 precursor is encoded by transcript variant 2); translation: MGLPAQLPVTLLCLLAGTAHFIQGRRGDIILPEVIKTLNILTERKNTTEREAVCRAATALRQFYLHHKVSWCFKEHGELGDLRLLRGLDRNLCSMAKLSNCPGKEARQTTLEDFLDRLKTAMQEKYSKRQS
- the IL4 gene encoding interleukin-4 isoform 1 precursor (isoform 1 precursor is encoded by transcript variant 1) — its product is MGLPAQLPVTLLCLLAGTAHFIQGRRGDIILPEVIKTLNILTERKTPCTKLMIADALAVPKNTTEREAVCRAATALRQFYLHHKVSWCFKEHGELGDLRLLRGLDRNLCSMAKLSNCPGKEARQTTLEDFLDRLKTAMQEKYSKRQS
- the IL4 gene encoding interleukin-4 isoform X1, with the translated sequence MSTHSFPMQDEDKFQKRRKEPQIGVWPPGGADQDWGTAHFIQGRRGDIILPEVIKTLNILTERKTPCTKLMIADALAVPKNTTEREAVCRAATALRQFYLHHKVSWCFKEHGELGDLRLLRGLDRNLCSMAKLSNCPGKEARQTTLEDFLDRLKTAMQEKYSKRQS